From Halapricum desulfuricans, a single genomic window includes:
- the thsB gene encoding thermosome subunit beta — protein MQGQPMVILGEDSQRMQDKDAQSHNISAARAVAESVRSTLGPKGMDKMLVSSMGDVTVTNDGVTILREMDIDNPTAEMIVEVAETQEDEAGDGTTSAVSISGELLKNAEELLEQDIHPSTIIKGFDMAAKEARSQIDDVAEEVSVEDTEILKQVAETAMTGKGAEQNKDLLGQLIVDAVENVTVEAEDGSSVVDLEFLNITTEASGTAADSELVEGVLLKEDPAHEDMPTDFENADILLMDTALEIEETNADAQLSVDDPAQLQQFVEQEEQQLKEMVEDIKATGADVVFCQKNIDDMVQHLLAKEGILAVKRAKKSDIEFMRETVGARIVSDLDSATAEDLGTGNVTYEADNEWFVVEGENSHGVTLLLRGSTDHVVDELERGVNDALDVVSAAVADGLVLAGGGAVEVELARRLRDYADGVSGREQLAVEAFADSLELIPRVLAENAGLDSIDTLVEVRAAHEDGEENAGLNVFTGDIEDTYEAGVVETAHAKSQALSSAAEAANLVLKIDDIIAAGDLSTSGGDEEGGPGAGGMGGMGGMGGGMGGMM, from the coding sequence ATGCAGGGCCAGCCCATGGTGATTCTGGGCGAGGATTCCCAGCGAATGCAGGACAAAGACGCACAGAGTCACAACATTTCCGCAGCTCGGGCTGTCGCGGAGTCAGTACGTTCGACGCTCGGTCCGAAGGGGATGGACAAGATGCTCGTCTCCTCGATGGGAGACGTGACGGTCACCAACGATGGCGTGACCATCCTCCGGGAGATGGACATCGACAATCCGACCGCGGAGATGATCGTCGAGGTCGCCGAGACACAGGAAGACGAGGCCGGCGACGGGACGACCTCTGCGGTGTCGATCTCGGGTGAGCTACTGAAAAACGCCGAAGAGTTGCTCGAACAGGACATCCACCCCTCGACGATCATCAAGGGCTTCGACATGGCCGCCAAGGAAGCCCGCAGCCAGATCGACGACGTCGCTGAGGAAGTCAGCGTCGAGGATACGGAGATTCTCAAGCAGGTCGCCGAGACGGCGATGACCGGGAAAGGTGCCGAACAGAACAAGGACCTGCTGGGTCAGCTGATCGTCGACGCCGTCGAGAACGTTACCGTCGAGGCCGAGGACGGTTCCTCGGTCGTCGATCTGGAGTTCCTCAACATCACGACCGAGGCCAGCGGTACCGCGGCCGATTCGGAGCTCGTCGAGGGCGTCCTCCTCAAGGAGGACCCCGCCCACGAGGACATGCCGACTGACTTCGAGAACGCCGACATCCTGCTGATGGACACGGCCCTGGAGATCGAGGAAACCAACGCGGACGCCCAGCTGAGTGTCGACGATCCCGCCCAGCTCCAGCAGTTCGTCGAGCAGGAGGAACAGCAGCTCAAGGAGATGGTCGAGGACATCAAGGCGACCGGCGCCGACGTCGTCTTCTGTCAGAAGAACATCGACGACATGGTCCAGCACCTGCTGGCCAAGGAGGGCATTCTGGCCGTCAAGCGAGCCAAGAAATCCGACATCGAGTTCATGCGTGAGACCGTCGGTGCGCGGATCGTCTCCGATCTCGACAGCGCCACCGCCGAGGACCTCGGCACCGGTAACGTGACCTACGAGGCCGACAACGAGTGGTTCGTCGTCGAGGGCGAGAACTCCCACGGCGTGACGCTGCTGCTGCGCGGGTCGACCGACCACGTCGTCGACGAGCTCGAACGCGGCGTCAACGACGCCCTGGACGTGGTCTCCGCGGCTGTCGCGGACGGACTCGTCCTGGCCGGCGGCGGTGCCGTCGAGGTCGAACTCGCTCGCCGATTGCGCGATTACGCCGACGGTGTCAGCGGTCGCGAGCAGTTGGCCGTCGAGGCCTTCGCGGACTCCCTGGAACTGATCCCGCGCGTCCTCGCGGAGAACGCCGGCCTCGATTCCATCGACACACTCGTCGAGGTCCGCGCCGCTCACGAGGACGGCGAGGAGAACGCCGGGCTGAACGTCTTCACCGGCGACATCGAGGACACCTACGAGGCGGGCGTCGTCGAGACGGCCCACGCCAAGTCCCAGGCGCTGTCCTCGGCTGCCGAAGCCGCCAACCTCGTGCTGAAGATCGACGACATCATCGCTGCCGGTGATCTTTCGACGTCCGGCGGCGACGAGGAAGGCGGACCCGGTGCCGGCGGCATGGGTGGCATGGGCGGTATGGGCGGCGGCATGGGCGGCATGATGTAG
- a CDS encoding HVO_0416 family zinc finger protein has product MASAPSDDMFDEFLSQRGHDMEASSWEDSYNKKQCPECGGLHDSGAVECTICGWSPAR; this is encoded by the coding sequence ATGGCCTCAGCACCGAGCGACGACATGTTCGATGAGTTCCTGTCGCAGCGTGGCCACGACATGGAAGCTTCCAGTTGGGAAGACAGCTACAACAAAAAGCAGTGCCCCGAATGTGGTGGGCTCCACGATTCCGGCGCCGTAGAGTGTACAATCTGTGGCTGGTCGCCAGCTCGGTGA
- a CDS encoding GNAT family N-acetyltransferase produces the protein MRTARPGDAEAILAVKQAAIAELSASAYTRQQIEAWTPDDDALTEYRNATETDGFQILVACDDEQVVGYGVLNAESDRIEALFVHPHRARSGIGTRLLGQLESSALLIGCRALTVVSSRNATEFYELHGYTRVETRSREIDGIELEFIVLSKQLTS, from the coding sequence GTGCGGACAGCGCGGCCGGGCGACGCCGAGGCGATTCTGGCGGTAAAACAGGCCGCGATTGCCGAACTGTCCGCGAGCGCGTACACACGACAACAGATCGAGGCCTGGACACCGGACGACGACGCACTCACCGAATATCGGAACGCGACGGAGACCGATGGGTTTCAGATCCTCGTGGCCTGCGATGACGAGCAGGTGGTGGGCTATGGGGTGCTCAACGCCGAATCGGATCGGATCGAAGCGCTCTTTGTCCATCCACACCGGGCACGGTCCGGTATCGGCACGCGATTGCTCGGACAGCTCGAATCGAGCGCGCTACTGATCGGTTGCCGGGCGCTGACAGTCGTGTCGTCACGGAACGCAACGGAATTTTACGAATTGCATGGATACACGCGTGTTGAAACACGATCGCGTGAAATAGATGGGATAGAGCTTGAGTTCATCGTACTATCGAAGCAGCTTACCAGTTGA
- the serB gene encoding phosphoserine phosphatase SerB, whose translation MLVAFDFDGTLSDSEMVVLLGEQCGVAGEIDEITERAMNDEIEYAESLRQRCALLEGLADEDAQAAFQQVRLREGAPEVIDALNSAGVHTAVLTGGFERGVQAALASAGVDVDTIVANRLPVDSGTLTGEVEGPLIEGTKDTAMESTAADLGLDASDTVAVGDGANDLPMLEVAGLAIGFDPKPAVEDACDVVVSSMSELRTVLEQQGVL comes from the coding sequence ATGCTCGTAGCCTTTGATTTCGACGGCACGCTCTCGGACTCGGAGATGGTCGTTCTGCTGGGCGAACAGTGCGGCGTCGCCGGGGAGATCGACGAGATCACCGAACGCGCGATGAACGACGAGATCGAGTACGCCGAGAGCCTCCGCCAGCGTTGTGCGCTCCTGGAGGGGCTTGCTGACGAAGACGCACAGGCGGCCTTCCAGCAGGTCCGGCTCCGCGAGGGCGCTCCCGAAGTCATCGACGCGCTCAACAGCGCCGGCGTCCACACCGCCGTCCTCACGGGTGGGTTCGAACGGGGCGTCCAGGCGGCCCTTGCGTCCGCCGGCGTCGACGTCGACACCATCGTCGCCAATCGGCTGCCGGTCGATAGCGGGACTCTCACTGGTGAGGTCGAAGGTCCCCTGATCGAGGGCACGAAAGACACTGCTATGGAATCCACCGCGGCCGATCTGGGACTTGACGCTTCGGACACGGTCGCGGTCGGCGACGGTGCCAACGACTTGCCGATGCTCGAAGTCGCCGGTCTCGCGATCGGGTTCGATCCGAAGCCGGCCGTCGAGGACGCCTGCGATGTCGTCGTCTCCTCGATGTCCGAACTCCGGACCGTCCTCGAACAGCAGGGCGTCCTCTGA
- the thsA gene encoding thermosome subunit alpha yields MGNQPLIVLSEESQRTSGKDAQSMNITAGKAVAESVRTTLGPKGMDKMLVSDTGDVVVTNDGVTILDEMDIEHPAANMMVEVAQTQEDEVGDGTTTSVVIGGELLTKAEDLLDQDIHATVLAQGYRQASEKAKEILEDMAIEVDADDTDILESIAETAMTGKGAESAKDTLAELLVNAVQSVADEEGIDTDNVDVETVVGGSIEESELVEGVIVDKERVHENMPYSVEDANVALLDTAIEVKETELDTEVNVSDPDQLQEFLDQEEQQLQEMVDKLADAGADVVFCQKGIDDMAQHYLAQEGILAVRRAKKSDIKALSRSTGARIVSNIDDITADDLGFAGSVSQKEIAGDERIFVEDVEDAKAVTLVLRGGTEHVVDEVERAVEDALGVVAVTLEDGKVVPGGGAPEAELALGLRDYADSVGGREQLAVEAFADAIDVIPRTLAENAGLDPIDSLVDLRSQHDGGDTTVGLDAYTGDIIDMEDNGVVEPLRVKTQAVESATEAAVMILRIDDVIAAGDLKGGAGDDDEDEGGPGAGGPGGMGGGMGGMGGMGGMGGAM; encoded by the coding sequence ATGGGTAACCAGCCCCTCATCGTACTCTCGGAGGAGTCCCAGCGGACATCCGGGAAGGACGCACAGTCGATGAACATCACGGCCGGGAAGGCCGTCGCGGAATCCGTTCGGACCACACTCGGCCCGAAAGGGATGGACAAGATGCTCGTCTCGGACACGGGCGATGTCGTCGTCACCAACGACGGCGTCACCATCCTTGATGAGATGGACATCGAGCACCCCGCCGCGAACATGATGGTCGAGGTCGCCCAGACCCAGGAAGACGAAGTGGGCGACGGCACGACCACCTCCGTCGTCATCGGCGGTGAACTGCTGACGAAGGCCGAGGACCTGCTCGATCAGGACATCCACGCGACCGTCCTCGCACAGGGGTATCGCCAGGCGTCCGAGAAGGCCAAGGAGATTCTCGAGGACATGGCCATCGAAGTCGACGCCGACGACACCGACATCCTCGAATCCATCGCCGAAACCGCGATGACCGGCAAGGGTGCCGAATCCGCCAAGGATACCCTCGCGGAACTGCTCGTCAACGCGGTTCAGTCCGTGGCTGACGAGGAAGGCATCGACACGGACAACGTCGATGTCGAGACGGTCGTCGGCGGCTCCATCGAGGAGTCCGAACTCGTCGAGGGCGTCATCGTGGACAAGGAGCGCGTCCACGAGAACATGCCCTACAGCGTCGAGGACGCCAACGTGGCGCTGCTCGACACCGCGATCGAGGTCAAAGAGACCGAACTCGACACCGAGGTCAACGTCTCGGACCCGGACCAGCTGCAGGAGTTCCTCGACCAGGAGGAACAGCAGCTCCAGGAGATGGTCGACAAGCTCGCCGACGCCGGTGCCGACGTCGTCTTCTGTCAGAAGGGCATCGACGACATGGCCCAGCATTACCTCGCCCAGGAGGGCATCCTGGCCGTTCGCCGCGCCAAGAAGTCCGACATCAAGGCGCTCTCGCGCTCGACCGGTGCCCGGATCGTCTCGAACATCGACGACATCACCGCCGACGATCTCGGCTTCGCGGGCTCAGTCTCCCAGAAGGAGATCGCCGGCGACGAGCGCATCTTCGTCGAGGACGTCGAGGACGCCAAGGCCGTCACGCTGGTCCTGCGCGGCGGCACCGAGCACGTCGTCGACGAAGTCGAGCGCGCCGTCGAGGACGCGCTCGGCGTCGTCGCCGTCACGCTGGAGGACGGCAAGGTCGTCCCCGGTGGCGGCGCGCCCGAGGCCGAGCTCGCGCTCGGTCTGCGTGACTACGCCGACTCCGTCGGTGGCCGCGAACAGCTGGCCGTCGAGGCCTTCGCTGACGCCATCGACGTCATCCCGCGCACCCTCGCGGAAAACGCTGGCCTCGATCCGATCGACTCGCTGGTCGATCTCCGCAGCCAGCACGACGGCGGCGACACGACCGTCGGGCTGGACGCCTACACCGGCGACATCATCGACATGGAAGACAACGGCGTCGTCGAGCCGCTGCGCGTGAAGACGCAGGCCGTCGAGAGTGCGACTGAGGCCGCCGTGATGATCCTGCGCATCGACGACGTGATCGCCGCAGGCGACCTCAAGGGCGGCGCCGGTGACGACGACGAAGACGAAGGCGGACCCGGTGCCGGCGGCCCCGGCGGTATGGGCGGCGGCATGGGTGGCATGGGCGGCATGGGCGGTATGGGCGGCGCGATGTAA
- a CDS encoding DUF7470 family protein — MLEKLGIVGVAGALVTVGGLGVIAYESPVIAAGLLLVLLGLGLGVFAIVKNTLSSLGMGAMV; from the coding sequence ATGCTTGAGAAACTCGGAATCGTCGGCGTTGCTGGTGCTCTCGTCACAGTAGGCGGACTCGGAGTCATCGCCTACGAATCGCCAGTGATCGCTGCCGGCCTGCTGCTCGTATTGCTCGGTCTCGGCCTCGGCGTGTTCGCAATCGTCAAGAACACGCTCTCCTCGCTGGGTATGGGCGCGATGGTCTAA
- a CDS encoding SCP2 sterol-binding domain-containing protein translates to MAIELPEEAEAWVESFRDRLNDNDAYAAAADGWGVGFDGDFVLEIGPDDTYDGEPLYLYLELRDGECLQTAVLDDPDEVAHGYTLKGSYSDWKRIIRGEADIVSSVMDGTLKVDGSKMQAMRYQNALVEMGETAARVETDFRY, encoded by the coding sequence ATGGCGATCGAGCTGCCCGAGGAAGCCGAAGCCTGGGTCGAGTCGTTCCGGGACCGTCTCAACGACAACGATGCCTACGCGGCGGCTGCCGACGGCTGGGGCGTCGGCTTCGACGGCGATTTCGTCCTCGAGATCGGGCCGGACGACACCTACGACGGCGAGCCGCTGTATCTCTATCTCGAACTCCGGGACGGCGAGTGCCTGCAGACCGCTGTGCTGGACGATCCCGACGAAGTCGCTCACGGGTACACCCTCAAAGGGTCCTACAGCGACTGGAAGCGGATCATCCGGGGCGAGGCCGATATCGTCTCGAGTGTCATGGACGGGACGCTCAAAGTCGACGGATCAAAAATGCAAGCGATGCGATACCAGAACGCGCTCGTGGAAATGGGCGAAACAGCGGCCCGGGTCGAAACCGACTTCCGATATTGA
- the eif1A gene encoding translation initiation factor eIF-1A, translating into MGDDSGRNDLRMPDDDEVFAVVTNMLGANRVKVRCMDGKERTARIPGKMQKRIWIREDDVVLVEPWDWQDEKADIAWRYDKQEADQLREEGHIQE; encoded by the coding sequence ATGGGCGACGACAGCGGGCGAAACGACCTCCGCATGCCCGACGACGACGAGGTGTTCGCCGTCGTCACGAACATGCTGGGGGCCAACCGCGTGAAGGTACGGTGCATGGACGGCAAAGAACGCACGGCGCGCATTCCGGGGAAGATGCAGAAACGCATCTGGATCCGTGAAGACGACGTCGTGCTCGTCGAGCCCTGGGACTGGCAAGACGAAAAGGCCGACATCGCCTGGCGGTACGACAAGCAGGAAGCCGATCAGTTGCGCGAAGAGGGTCACATTCAGGAATAA
- the htpX gene encoding zinc metalloprotease HtpX, translated as MQWQPDWGLRGRMGLTMVLLGLLYVGFIAVLAVSGISLLGMVLFLGLFSLGQFFFSDKLALRSMGARTVSEEEYPELHATVGRLAQQADVPKPDVAVADTQIPNAFATGRSQSSATVAVTTGIMGTLDQDELEGVLAHELAHVKNRDVMVMTIASFLSTIAFMIVRWGWLFSGGRGQGRGGNQAPIWVAIVVSLVVWIVSFLLIRALSRYREYAADRGGAIITGQPSALASALLKISGRMDRVPEEDLRDQAEMNAFFVIPISKGFVGRVFKTHPATEKRVERLREMEREIETA; from the coding sequence ATGCAATGGCAACCTGACTGGGGACTCCGCGGCCGGATGGGCCTGACGATGGTCCTGCTCGGGCTCCTGTACGTCGGCTTCATCGCTGTGCTGGCGGTCTCCGGGATCAGTCTCCTCGGTATGGTGCTGTTCCTGGGGCTGTTTAGCCTCGGGCAGTTCTTTTTCAGTGACAAACTCGCGCTCAGGAGCATGGGCGCGCGAACCGTCTCCGAGGAGGAGTACCCCGAACTTCACGCGACTGTCGGCCGACTCGCACAGCAGGCCGACGTGCCGAAACCGGACGTCGCGGTCGCCGACACGCAGATCCCGAACGCCTTCGCGACGGGACGCTCTCAGTCGAGTGCGACCGTCGCCGTGACGACGGGGATCATGGGGACGCTCGATCAGGACGAACTCGAAGGCGTTCTCGCCCACGAACTGGCCCACGTCAAGAACCGCGACGTGATGGTGATGACGATCGCGTCGTTCCTCTCGACGATCGCGTTTATGATCGTCCGCTGGGGCTGGTTGTTCTCGGGCGGTCGCGGCCAGGGTCGCGGCGGCAACCAGGCGCCGATCTGGGTCGCAATCGTGGTGTCGCTGGTCGTCTGGATCGTTTCGTTCCTGCTCATTCGGGCACTCAGCCGCTATCGGGAGTACGCGGCCGACCGCGGTGGCGCGATCATCACCGGCCAACCCTCGGCGCTCGCGAGTGCGCTGCTGAAGATCTCCGGCCGGATGGACCGGGTTCCCGAGGAGGACCTCCGCGATCAGGCCGAGATGAACGCGTTCTTCGTCATCCCAATCAGCAAGGGCTTTGTCGGCCGGGTGTTCAAGACCCATCCCGCGACGGAAAAGCGGGTCGAACGCCTGCGCGAGATGGAACGGGAAATCGAGACCGCGTGA
- the pspAB gene encoding PspA-associated protein PspAB — protein sequence MGLLDGLKQALGLKAEADATRDADPDDLWGMSTAYVTMEADLGYAPTGNAALCFAAVDSTDFTDALGNVEAILEAGEAETGTTAEFVEDSHGYHWIVLEDDTFEDLVTSVHFAADELIEQGYGSRLLAALFAFDHPAEDRSVYWVYSFRRGAYYPFAPLPGKRERDSGPEFKLRSVLDGELDLEDDEAYWYPLWPEDDGHPWE from the coding sequence ATGGGACTGCTCGATGGGCTCAAGCAGGCGCTCGGACTCAAGGCCGAGGCCGACGCGACCCGGGACGCCGATCCCGACGACCTCTGGGGGATGAGTACCGCCTACGTGACGATGGAAGCGGATCTGGGGTACGCGCCGACCGGCAACGCCGCGCTGTGTTTCGCCGCCGTCGATAGCACGGATTTCACGGACGCCCTCGGCAACGTCGAAGCGATTCTGGAAGCCGGCGAGGCCGAGACCGGGACGACCGCGGAGTTCGTCGAGGATAGCCACGGCTATCACTGGATCGTCCTCGAAGACGACACCTTCGAGGACCTGGTGACGAGCGTGCACTTCGCCGCCGACGAACTCATCGAACAGGGCTACGGCTCGCGGCTGCTCGCGGCGCTGTTCGCCTTCGATCACCCCGCCGAGGATCGATCGGTCTACTGGGTGTACTCGTTCCGACGCGGGGCCTACTACCCGTTCGCGCCGTTGCCCGGCAAACGCGAGCGCGATTCGGGCCCGGAGTTCAAACTCCGGAGTGTCCTCGACGGCGAACTCGACCTCGAGGACGACGAGGCCTACTGGTATCCGCTCTGGCCCGAGGACGACGGCCACCCCTGGGAGTGA
- the radA gene encoding DNA repair and recombination protein RadA, with amino-acid sequence MAATEDLEDLPGVGPATAEKLRDNGYESYQGIAVASPGELSNTADVGESSAADIIQAAREAADIGGFESGSTVLERREQIGKLSWGVEEIDELLGGGVETQSITEVYGEFGAGKSQVTHQLSVTVQLPSEYGGLEGSAIFIDSEDTFRPERIDQMVNGLDDEAIEATMVLHGIVEEEGDADAGDEALVEELVESMLDKIHVAKAFNSNHQILLAEKAQEIASESQDDEFPVRLLTVDSLTAHFRAEYVGRGELAERQQKLNKHLHDLMRVGDLNNTAVVVTNQVASNPDSFFGDPTQPIGGNILGHTSTFRMYLRKSKGNKRIVKLVDAPNLPDGEAVMRVEEGGLMAE; translated from the coding sequence ATGGCAGCAACCGAAGACCTTGAAGACCTTCCGGGTGTCGGCCCGGCGACAGCCGAGAAGTTGCGCGATAACGGATACGAGTCCTATCAGGGGATCGCAGTCGCCTCGCCGGGCGAGTTATCGAACACGGCCGATGTCGGCGAATCGTCGGCGGCGGACATCATTCAGGCCGCCCGCGAGGCCGCCGATATCGGCGGGTTCGAGTCCGGCTCGACCGTTCTCGAACGGCGCGAACAGATCGGGAAGCTCTCCTGGGGCGTCGAGGAGATCGACGAGTTGCTCGGCGGCGGCGTCGAGACCCAGTCGATCACCGAAGTCTACGGCGAGTTCGGGGCCGGCAAGTCCCAGGTCACCCATCAGCTGTCCGTCACCGTCCAGCTCCCCAGCGAGTACGGCGGGCTGGAGGGAAGTGCGATCTTCATCGACAGCGAGGACACGTTCCGTCCCGAGCGGATCGATCAGATGGTCAACGGGCTGGACGACGAGGCCATCGAGGCGACGATGGTCCTGCACGGGATCGTCGAGGAGGAAGGTGACGCAGACGCCGGTGACGAGGCACTCGTTGAGGAACTCGTCGAGTCGATGCTCGACAAGATCCACGTCGCGAAGGCGTTCAACTCCAACCACCAGATTCTCCTGGCCGAGAAGGCCCAGGAGATCGCCAGCGAGTCCCAGGACGACGAGTTCCCGGTCCGCTTGCTGACGGTCGACTCGCTGACCGCCCACTTCCGCGCGGAGTACGTCGGTCGTGGCGAACTCGCCGAGCGCCAGCAGAAGCTGAACAAGCACCTCCACGACCTGATGCGGGTCGGCGACCTGAACAATACCGCCGTTGTCGTCACCAACCAGGTCGCTTCCAATCCCGATTCGTTCTTCGGCGATCCGACCCAGCCGATCGGTGGCAACATCCTCGGCCACACCTCGACGTTCCGGATGTACCTCCGCAAGTCCAAGGGCAACAAGCGGATCGTCAAACTCGTCGACGCGCCGAACTTGCCGGATGGTGAGGCAGTCATGCGCGTCGAGGAAGGCGGTCTTATGGCCGAGTAG
- a CDS encoding DUF5789 family protein produces MDRVKLSESQSVLSELEYPVDRATAADEFAEITLQLADGERNLGKLISQTTTETFDTPRDLETELHNVLPREAVGEPFQSEGEG; encoded by the coding sequence ATGGATAGAGTAAAGCTCAGTGAAAGCCAGTCGGTCCTCAGCGAGCTAGAGTATCCGGTTGATCGGGCTACCGCGGCGGACGAGTTCGCCGAAATCACCTTGCAGTTGGCTGACGGAGAGAGAAACCTAGGCAAATTGATCTCACAGACGACCACTGAGACGTTCGACACCCCCCGTGACCTCGAAACCGAACTCCACAACGTCCTGCCGCGGGAGGCGGTCGGGGAACCTTTCCAATCCGAAGGCGAGGGATGA
- a CDS encoding inorganic phosphate transporter: MDGVLFAVGILVAAFVGFNIGGSSTGVAFGPAVGAGTISKLGAAALMTVFALAGGLTVGREVVDTLGSDIVVTEFTMVVSIVVLFFVGFALFLSNVAGVPASTSMTAVGAIAGLGLAEHTLQWRVMGQIVAWWLVAPVVAFWVSGVIGRYLYPTLVEWFAITQSEGVLFVLDRSGPLPRPRLGEETTPREVFGTVLVVGIGCYMAFAAGASNVANAVAPLVGNGALGETEGILLAGGAIGLGAFTIARRTMDTVGNDLTDLPLLAAIVVAVVSSTVVTALSAIGIPASFVVIATMSIVGLGWGRATRTVTIEETVHGAAPDVSVGALTADTEDAPTVGGEIGTPTNTETRAIGEERSEDIPAADELFEPKTTARVVLMQNLVPSIATIAAFLMFRFTPIA, encoded by the coding sequence ATGGACGGGGTACTGTTCGCAGTCGGAATCCTCGTCGCCGCCTTTGTCGGCTTCAACATCGGCGGGTCCTCGACGGGCGTAGCGTTCGGACCGGCGGTCGGGGCGGGGACGATTTCCAAGCTCGGCGCGGCGGCACTGATGACGGTGTTCGCGCTCGCCGGCGGGCTGACCGTCGGCCGGGAAGTCGTCGACACCCTTGGATCGGACATCGTCGTGACAGAGTTCACGATGGTCGTGAGCATCGTCGTGCTATTTTTCGTCGGCTTTGCGCTCTTTCTGTCGAACGTCGCGGGCGTGCCCGCGTCGACGTCGATGACGGCCGTCGGCGCGATCGCGGGGCTCGGGCTGGCCGAACACACGCTGCAGTGGCGCGTGATGGGCCAGATCGTCGCCTGGTGGCTGGTCGCGCCGGTCGTCGCCTTCTGGGTCAGCGGCGTGATCGGGCGGTATCTCTACCCGACGCTCGTGGAGTGGTTCGCGATCACCCAGTCGGAAGGCGTGCTGTTCGTCCTCGATCGGTCCGGCCCGCTTCCGCGGCCGCGACTGGGCGAGGAGACCACGCCCCGGGAGGTCTTCGGGACGGTCCTGGTCGTCGGGATCGGCTGTTACATGGCCTTCGCCGCGGGGGCGTCGAACGTCGCCAACGCCGTCGCGCCGCTGGTCGGCAACGGGGCGCTCGGCGAGACCGAGGGGATCCTGCTCGCCGGCGGGGCGATTGGCCTCGGCGCGTTCACGATCGCCCGCCGGACGATGGACACTGTCGGCAACGACCTGACTGATCTGCCGCTGCTCGCGGCGATCGTCGTCGCCGTCGTGAGTTCGACCGTCGTCACCGCGCTGTCGGCGATCGGCATCCCCGCGAGTTTCGTCGTCATCGCGACGATGAGCATCGTCGGCCTGGGCTGGGGTCGGGCGACCCGGACTGTGACGATCGAGGAGACCGTGCACGGAGCGGCCCCCGACGTCTCGGTCGGTGCGCTCACCGCCGACACGGAGGACGCGCCGACCGTCGGCGGGGAGATCGGCACACCGACCAACACCGAGACCCGAGCGATCGGCGAGGAGCGCAGCGAGGACATCCCGGCTGCCGACGAGCTGTTCGAGCCGAAAACGACTGCGAGGGTCGTCCTTATGCAGAATCTCGTCCCGTCTATCGCGACGATCGCGGCCTTCCTGATGTTTCGATTCACCCCGATCGCATAG
- the fer gene encoding ferredoxin Fer — MPTVEYLNYEVVDDQGWDMYDDDLFEKADEAGLDENDYGELEVAEGEYILEAAEAQGYDWPFSCRAGACANCASIVLDGEIEMDMQQILSDEEVEDKGVRLTCVGTPGSDEVQIVYNAKHLDYLQNRVI, encoded by the coding sequence ATGCCTACAGTAGAGTACCTTAACTACGAAGTAGTGGACGACCAGGGCTGGGACATGTACGACGACGACCTCTTCGAGAAGGCCGATGAGGCCGGTCTCGATGAGAACGACTACGGCGAGCTCGAGGTCGCCGAAGGCGAGTACATCCTCGAGGCCGCCGAAGCCCAAGGGTACGACTGGCCGTTCTCGTGCCGTGCCGGTGCCTGTGCGAATTGTGCGTCGATCGTCCTCGATGGCGAAATCGAGATGGACATGCAGCAGATCCTCTCGGACGAAGAGGTCGAAGACAAGGGTGTCCGCCTGACCTGTGTCGGCACGCCCGGCAGCGACGAGGTCCAGATCGTCTACAACGCCAAACACCTCGATTACCTGCAGAACCGCGTCATCTAA
- a CDS encoding cold-shock protein, translated as MAKGTVDFFNDTGGYGFIETEDADEDVFFHMEDVGGPDLEEGTELEFDIEEAPKGPRATNVTRLDE; from the coding sequence ATGGCGAAAGGAACGGTTGATTTCTTCAACGACACTGGCGGTTACGGCTTCATCGAGACTGAGGACGCGGACGAGGACGTTTTCTTCCACATGGAAGACGTTGGCGGCCCGGACCTTGAGGAAGGCACAGAACTGGAATTCGACATCGAAGAGGCCCCCAAAGGCCCGCGCGCGACCAACGTCACACGCCTCGACGAATAG